The Cheilinus undulatus linkage group 21, ASM1832078v1, whole genome shotgun sequence region TGTCGTACATGCTTCCTACAAACACAGAGCGATAACACTCTTCATGTTTCCTTCATTGTTTCGTCGGTGTGTTTGAGAGTCTCTGGTCCATGGTTACCAGTGAGCTTTCCTCTCTTTGGCGACCAGCTCCAGGAAACGGGAGTGACTCGCATAGAGAGGGAACGACGAGTCAACATCGACCCATTTGACTTGTCCTGCGTCATCACCGGCCTGCAGCGGCAGCTCACTCACACTGTTGCCTGCAAGAAGGGAAAAATATCTGTAACAGGAAAACAAGAAAGCTGACAAAAGAGATAAATACTGGAAGAAATATGTGCTGGAATGCATATTCTTAGAGCCTTAGAGGAAGAAATCAGCTGCTCCATTCTCAGGATTTAACACCACCTCATTGTGGGACCTCCCAGCCCAAATTTAGGAACATCTAACCCctcaaaaaatgttgcagtttggaccttaacTATCTGCACATGCAGGAGAGACACCTACTAATGTGGCCCTCTCATCAATAAACCAGCTGAGGTGTTGAAATGAAGCTGTCACTTCTTCAACATTTCTTATTGAGCTCCTTGCTGCAGATATGATCCTGCACTCCAGGATGACAGCTGTGATAAACATTAACACCTTCACAGGTACAGCTCACCTACGATGACTCTGCATTACTGAGTGAAACAAGGCAGATGATGTTATCTGAGGGTCTTTTTAAaacacgctgctgctgctgtttactgtcaaagagcagaaacactAAAAAACTAAAGATGCAGAAGGAGACAGGGTGGTTCACTGCTGAAGCTCAGTGTCATTCTGTGGGAAATACTGAAAATCCCctggaggacatgcatgcatccCATTTTACTACGTTTCCAGTGATAacatttggttgttttttagaGATCTTGTGAAACAACCACATCTTCATGGAAAGGACAGCTGTGTTATCCTAAGATAACAGATAAATAAGTCCAGATGTACGGAAGCcctaaagcaggggtcatcaaatacatctgcacaagggtcagatttattcttgacagggtctctgggggccagacttccaaaattaaatccatattttgttctgattaatatattattttattagaatttgtattttctttcaaattacaggacatttttaggcattaccagtgacaTCTATCCCAATATATAATGCCGtagaccacaaggagacaggcatgcccacagagttggctgggcccctgaaaattcCCGGGGAACTGGCCCTCAACAATTATGActtagcaccaatatgaactcatgtttaacacttttcactacttcactgcttcattctgacatttctgcaacattttgtgccatgtttaacccgtttttgctatttcatcactctttaacccactttcctgcagtttcactactttgccattggctatttttgcgccattttccacttttaacctattttgatactttttgaccatttttgcctctttaacccaactttttgccattctttaactcctttaaaccacttttcttgcctgtcttatccctcttttttccatttttgcccttttttgtctatttttgcaacttttcaccaatttttgatatactttttgctccttttttccaTTAATACTAAcagtttgccacattttgacctctTCTCCCCAcgtttcctgcaagtttttgtccctttgtgccactccacaacccatttgaATCTCAtcggccatttttgccactctctaaccccttttcaccactttatctggccatttttgtcagttttaacacacttttttaatatttactaataatgactgacaagtgaatttctgtaaaaacagataaatgtgaagtcattctaaaactatttgaatattaattgcttttggggtggatttcacagctgcagacatttaaagccaaaagatactcttaaaaccacaacatcttcttttcctgcttCTTGAGTCTAATGATCATCTGGGGGctagacaggaagctttggggggcctgatttggccccccgGCCACCAGCTGATGATCAGTGCCCTAAAGGGTCATGTATtcatatgtattatttattctgttttcctgtgataacagGATTAATCAAGTCATTATCAGAGGAAAACAAATGTTGTTATCCCGTGATAACATGAAAATTAAGTCGTTATCATAAGAAAACCGTCATCTGgacaaaatgacaaaactaCATCCAGATCATGAGAAAACGGACAGACATTATTggttatcatgggaaaacagaGTAGATAATATATGTGAATACATGGCCCTTTAAGGCCTCCGTACAGatgtcaataaaacaaacaaaattgtATTTTTGAGGAATAAATGAAATGACTGATGTGTGATACCTGACTCATCATGGAAGTTAACAGCGACCGTCTCCATCCAGGCGTTGTCCGTGTTCCTGGGATCATCCACGTAACCTTTATAGACCTGAAAGAGAAATGAAGCACCTACTGAGGCCtttattgtttgaaatgttgatatTAGGCAGCAGAGAGGGTCTCAGACGCTGACCTGGAACCCCGGGGATTTGAAGAGTTTGGTGATGCGGTCGTGAATTTTTGCTTTCTCCGACGGCGGCAGAGAGAGCGAGTTCAACGCTTCCTCTGAGAACTCTCTCTGCAGCGTGAGAGACACCTGCTCGCCCGGATCAACCATCCCCTACAAAACAAGCACATGAAGACCACATGACACCccattaaacagaaaaacacctgactgattgtgtttttatgcCACAGTGTCGACGAGAGCAGAGGCTGGAGAATCTCTGctctctggttcagttcagACGCCCTTTAAGGCCGATTGTGAACACGTTATCTCAAGAAAACTTTCAcagattttcatcaaactttgcatGGATATCCACTgagactcaaggatgaactgattataATTTAAAGATCTCAGGTCATTAAAAGGTCATAGAGAAAGAAATGTAAAAGTTAAATACCCCGGGAATGGCCCACTCCCCACAGTCTTTCCTCTTGATGGACACAAACTGCAGAATCGGCCGTTTAGAGACGGGGTGATTAATCTTCACTCCTTTGGCATCGACTTTCCATCTGCAGGAGAGTGATAAACACCAGGCCAATGGGCATTTTAATCATTCTGTATTTAACTAAACTAAGTAATGAATTACTCTTTGCATCTGTCTTTACAGTACCAGGAAACTACCTGGTGACGATTGGATCTGCAGCGTGATTGGGTCCCCATCGTCCCAGCAAGCCTCTGCCGGTCACACCAGTACGACCACGAGGATTTCTACATGAGCCAAAATCAATCAAACATATTCATGTATCACCTGTTTGAGGATATactctttaaaaaatcattcaACTTTAACTGTGACTCCAAACGGAGTAGATATTTTCTAGACCAaggatgtcagactcaatcacagcaggggccgaattctggATTTGAACCTGAGGCCCTAACTGGGTCAACAtttaccataaactgtcaacctcatcttcaccttcaccattgatgataaatgattttgagatttaaaaaaaagtcaacagtTAAAATCAGGATCTTTAACAGTTAAAGCactaaaaaatcaaaatcaagagttttaaaggtcaaaagatgagatacaaaatttaaaaacttgaaCCCAAAAGGCCAATATTTGGGATGAAAAGTTATAtttaggagtttaaaatgtcaagatatgagaaaaaaattaaaaatcaagacttgtaaacttcaaaatttaagataaaattctaaataatgAGTTctcaatgtcaaaatatgagataaaattaaaaatattgagtTATTAAGGTCCAAAGATGAActaaaaatttaagattttaaataaaaaaggctaatatttgcaattaaaattcaaagttaggagttgaaaatgtcaaaacgtaagataaaattcaatttcatgagtttaaaacatcaaaatatgacttaaaaattaaaatcatggatgtaaattttcaaaatatgagataaaagtcaaaattatgatatgaaaaagtcaaaataagatataaatGTCAataccataacttttagtcctaactgtgagatacaaattagaaaatacgaaatgaaaacacaaatttctttccccacatttctgactttttatcagattattttaactcttgACTGTTTCTAATtcttgtgacttaacaaggatattctcactcatcaaggttaagtttacaccGTTACACTGGAgcaaatctgcagacctcatactggtgggccagttagaatgaaaacatgaactGGTGGGCTGGATATAATTGCTCCacggccggatttggcccccgggccttgagtttgacacccctgttctagatGTCATCGTGTGTTTCACAGTTTTGTGACAAATGAAAGCTTTCTGCCGTCTCCTGAGCCGTGCATTGTCTCTCTTTGTCGcctctattttctttttaattgacagaaaaaatactaaacaaaaacaagatttCGTTTTGTTGCTGCATGCACTTTTATTTTCTCGTtgtcattttaattgtttttttttcacttcctgtgtcttttttgtgtctctgctaggtttctttttgtgtctttgctGTTGCTTTGTTGTTTCTGAGGTTCTCATCAGTAGTTGTTTTGCCATCAAATCTTAACTTCTTGTCATAGTTTAACTTACAGAGGCTTGCCCTTTTCTATTTTGTAGATGCCCTCGAAGCTCGTCCTGTCCACGCCTCCATCCACCTTGTTGAACTGTGGAGAGAAAGAGCTAAAAGACAAGTAGAGCCAGTCAGAACTGGTATATTTAAACTCTGAGAGCTTATGTCTGATGTCAGCTCCATGCATACAGGCAGAATGTTTCCCAGCAGACAAAACTTATTAGGAACCATAAAGAAGACACTAACCCGATATCAGGATCCGCCCATACGGGCTTCTTTGTCACTGCAGGGTCGGTGTAGCTGACTGGATTATACTGCGACCAGCTCTGACTCCAGTCCACTTTATCATCAGGAACCACAAAGCGCTTTATTTTGGAGCCTGGGTACACGGGGCACCTGGCCTTCACGTGGGGTGCTGCTGAGGATGGCATGGCCCTAACACTGGTCATGTAGAGGCTACAGAGGCTGGAGCTGAATGGTCTGATGGTCTGACTGGTTAAAAAAGGATATGATGAAGAACAGGAGAGCGTGGACCTGCAGGAGGAGAAACATGAGACATGGATCAGTCAGAAAGCATCGCTCTGCAGCAGCTCGGTGCAGCCTGACACCACCCAGCATGCACTCTGTCCACTCTTACTCTTTAAACCATGATGGAAAACAATCCTGCAAGTGCTAACAGCCTGAGCAGTCTGCAATACTGTCTGTCAATAAATACACTCGACtggaaataaaacacttaactCCTCGTCACTGAAGCTGTTCAGgctgtcacaataccagaattataAATGTTGATATCATATATATCAAAAATACGGTATATTGATtctacagcaacaaaaaataaaacagatttgtgTCATTTGTGTAGGACTCTGCCTTCCTCATCCAAgctttagacagaggcttttttcATTCCTGCCTACTGCCGTTACCCTCTGAATTTCTTTTCACTTTCACTGAACATTtaactactttcaggacacaaaagcagcttaagaattaagaacatttatgtttttgcactttggACATTTTGAATAGTCCTTAACAGCTCAAACACGGTCTATTTGGTAGAGtttctccatgcagaaatcactttttGTCCCCAAGTGGTGTCCTCCAGCGCTGTGTGACGGCATCTGCACAGAACCTCTTGATCATCAGAATACTATAGACTGTATCATTGCAAAGCATGCTCTGTTATGAAGATTCAACGTGTGTGTATATTTTGACAACCTTGCACTGGAGTGGCTTTTTGGGGCCATATTTACAAATGTGCCCTTGTAAGCCaccatgggtgtagcacaggggggataAAGGCTACTGATTACCCTGGCCCATGGTgaggaggggcccttgagaagcctgcattGAAAAGcgtgtttttatctattttttcttagtaattagtgacTTTATTGAATAAAAAGCAGCTGAATGAATCAGTGGACAAACTGATATTTGTATCAAATATTATGGTGtagtccagcgctgcaaaataatACAAGTACTAAAAGAGACCGATGCAGGGCCAGGATGCAGCCTGAGTTTCTGCATCGCCTTGTCCATCAGCGTCTACTCTCAGGAAGTGGCCGACTGAGTGGACGACTTCAGTCATGGTGCAGAAGGCTTAACACagaaacaacaataattcaGCAAAAACATGAGCAGAGGAACGACTACAGTGATACCTGTAGAACACACAACCTCTAAACAACTCACtaaaagcatgatgggaaaactccgCCCACCAAAATATGACATGGCAGTGTCCCTCCCCCACTCGCCCGCCCATTAAGAAACTCATTTTTCTAGAGTTTACTATTTTAAATCCAACATGAGTATCTTATCTTATTAGCACGTTAAAAAATgatcaacattttggcaaaagctacttttgttcacattttttaatgttctgattttccattttccatatttatcacaacaaatatttcactttcCAGTAAATTTATACaaactgaatgtcttttttttgcaaatatttttttttacatattgcATCCTTATTTCAGAATTTTGCAGATTAAAAATGGTCTTTTTGGGTGAAAGCTacagtttcacttttttcatgttcTTATCAAGAGTCTTccatttccttaaaatttcaaagcaaatattcAACTCTCTAGTGGATTTATACAAACTTATACATACGTTTTCACAAATTCTActcttattttattgttttgcagATTGTAAATGGtcaatttgtgggaaaaatccAAATCTACTCATTACTTTTAAGCCTGTACTGTAAGTACATTTAATTTACCCAAAGTAAATttataaataatgaataaattagGAAAtgatggttcaaaaatacattaaaatgcagaaatatttataaatatgatgcagttaaaatgcagtttttgtctGATTGAAGAGGTTCAGCTAAGCTTACCTTGACAGAGGGATGCtgactttttcaactttaaattctcaataaaatagcattaaatatgatttaatttATCCGTGTTTCCTGCAGGATAATACCGAAGAGTTGGCTAatagaaatgtttatttgaatATCAGATTTAAGAGAGAAAGGCTCCATTAGTCTGTTATCACTCCTACCGTACATTTGAGCCTTAGCTTTAAAACTGGCTGTCATAATAACAATGTTCTGCTTTCCAACTCCTCAGCTGTTAATAATTAACGATCGTTACGGTCCATACTTCAGTCCGGGGCTGCTGACGGTAAACGGGAGTCCGAGGAGAGTGAGCGCGAGACGAATCTGACCGATCCAGCTCCGTCGCAGGAGAAAATGTACCATTCCCTCAGAGAAATCAATCAATAAAGAGCAACCGAAACATGCAGCACTGGAACCAGGAAGTGCACCGCCCGGCGTGATGACGTCACACCGTGAGGGGCGCGGATACGGCGGTTGTTTCCATGGTGATAGGAGTCCACGATTTATTGTTTTGGTGTCATTTTAACCCTAAACTTCCTCATGTTTGACACctgtggagaaatatcactAATTTaaggaaaactgaaaacatttctttaacctaaACAGTACAAATTTATTCTTTTCCATCTGTATTGTCTTTTAcaatctttttaaataattgattatattttttacatgttaaagaaatatatttcctatcatttttttaaccacaaaattaaaagcagcgaaataaaaatagagaaaatgaaataaataataaaaaaacaataaatagaataatacacaaataaaaatgtgtttttattttgtcaagaaaaagtattttttattttactattattattattattatcattattattattattatcattattattatgtgtTATAACATGACAAGAGGTAAAAGTGAAATtgatgacaacaaaaacaagcacagaaagaaaacacaaaacaacaacaaagaaaatattGATGTGAGATcttattaaaaaagataaaagtaatAATTGATAGATGTGGATGCAAAAGTACACCAAAGGTGactaaacaaaaggaaaaaagcaaacaaacttccagaaatacaaacaaaaaagaatgaaaagattaaaaaaaatctcataaacccatatttcactCAAAATAGAGCATAAACAGATGTTGGAATTGTGATGTTTtgctatttcatgaaaaatatttacttattttaaatCCCCTGGCagcaaaatatctaaaaaacaaaaacaaaaacaaaaacaaaacaggaaaacaaaaggcagaaaaagtcagtcTGAGAAatagctggaggagcatttttcataaaaattagGTTAACAGGTTTCCTGGCTACccgtcagtaacatgactgggtttaaaatgagcaaaatagaaagtaaaatgtaaataaaacaggcCTTGTACctgatttatttacattttacacaagaCACACTCCTCTGAACGTGGTTTATAACTAAATCATTAGAAAAAAAGGAGACGTTTACCGTTACGGAAAAAAGATCAAATACATTCCCCAAATTTCATGAAGaacaccttcaaaataaaaataaaaaatccaccccaaaaatttaaatcaaaccgtattttcaaacacattcccaaaagttggaaaaaaaatcgaAAATTTCAATGAATTCTCTAAAACTTCAAAGCAAATTCAGTCAAAAATCTTCACTCAAATTcccaaagttttaaaaattacataacccaaaatatcatgaaaaattatggaaaattcCCACATAAATTCTGCCGATCACCCAAAAATGAAATTCtcaaaattttcataaaaacttaacagaaaaCTTCAAAGGAAATTTCTTCTAGATCtcaaaaatctacaaataaattcccacgaaagtaaaaaacaataaaaaataaaagcaacgCCCTCCCTAAAACACATCAAATTCTCTAAAATGATCGAACATATCCCCCTTTTCCAGAagaattcctgaaaatttaaagcaaaatccCCCAACATTAGGAGCAGATTAACATCTgtggacattctggacaattatctgAAAAATCCAACTGCAGAGTGTGTTAGTTTGGTGTAAGAAAGCCAAGGTGTAATGTCCTTAACTTTTAATGCGCATGCGGGGTCACAGGAGGTTAAAAAATCCAGTAACGTTAGTTCTTTTGGTTTAGTCATCATATATAATAATACGATTCTGCTGCGAGGTGCTAACTTTTCACAGAACCATTCTAGGACACTAATGTCTCTGGGTTTTCAGCCACAATAGAGAAAAATAATATTATCATAAGATATTCtaatacttttactttagtgATGTTATAATCCATTTTgactgaagaaaacaaaacatttttttatttatttgaacaaGGCTTTGGTAGTGCAAACACATGTTTGTCCATGTCGATAAAACTCGTTGAACTGAAAAGAAAACCGGATCagtaagtgtttttttaattactgaCAGCATGGAGCATGTTTCGACACGCCCACTCAGCTTGCTGCATGTTTATGCTGCAGATCACATTTGTTTCAACGTAACGGTCAGTCCAAGCGGGCGGTGCATGCTTTCAACCCATAGAATTCCGCCCCAACAAGTCACTCCGGTACTCATATCAAACGCCACTATGTCACCGTAGTTTGGCACGCGCATTTACGCTCGCTGATGAGACCAAATCCGCGCTCGCGCACCAAATCCACTTACTGTCCGGTAGTGGAGGCCCAGACCGAGCCGTTTCCGTTCGTTAATTAAACAATCCTCCCCGGTAAAGCCTCTGTCAGACGGTGAGACCGGCGGAGGTGTTTCGGTGAGTCTCTTTGACGGTTCCTGGAGGAAGAATGGCGGATTCCAGCAGCACCGCAGCGGCCGGGACCGAAGCCTCCAACGGCGCTGCTGCTGCCGGGGCGTCGGGGAAGACTGCGACCGACGCTCCGCCCGCTGCTGCGGCATGCAAGACCGAGACCGTGAGGGGCCAGAACTTTGATGTGGGCCCCCGGTACACGAACCTGGCCTACATCGGGGAGGGCGCGTATGGGATGGTGTGGTGAGTGCGGCTCAGCGTCCTTGTTTGGGCCACCGTAGATTTAAACCAGCAGAGCTAGCTAACATAAGCTGTTAGCTCACAGTCTTAGATGTTTAATATGTAAATGTGCGTGTTTATAATGCTGACACTGCGAGCTGGATCACGTTTCTGCTGTATCTAGCTACCTCCGTGAGAGCAGCCATGATGAATTAGAGTCAAACTGCTGATAAAAACCAACCACCGTGGACATAAACAGCTCATGTTGTGGTTAGCATGCTACCTGTTAGCTTCAGGCGTGGCTACAAGATTTTCAGGAAACAAGATTTGGGAGTGATTGCGCAGGACGGAGTCTGATATTTGAGATTGAATCAATGTCAGACTGAAACCAGAAACACACATGAGTTAGTTTAGACGGTTGTCATGTCTCTGTCCTCAGCCTGAGTCTCTGCTCTGATGGTAAACACTGATCCTGCAGAGCTGCCGCAGAGGATGTGTGtttattagggctgggcgaCATGGACCAGAATCACTTCTCTGTTTATCTTTAGGATGAATGCCGAGAAATATCACATTGTAGTCGCAATACCAGAATTTTCAACATGGATACATCTGTGGTAGaagtaaaataacattaaaaccTATTTAATGCTGCAACAATAAATGTAGCAGTCCAGTACTCCCAGTGTTGgccagtttgtttgtttttaatcatccaAAATTGCAGCCAACTCCTACACACTGCCTAGATTGCACAGAAACATTGTCAACACTCCATATGTTGAGCtttctaacatttttaatactCTTAAATTAATGTGTTCCAGGTCAGAAAGGAGCCAAGGATGAAAAATAACATCAGCGTGACGTTATTTGTCGATGATAACTTGTAATGTTGAGTATTAGTTTATACCAGCAGATGTTAAAGTCTCTGCTGATAAACTGTCTGTACATACCAGGGATGTAGGGATTCTAACACCAGTGTCAGCATCAGTGACCACGCCAAGCCTGAGTACCTTTACTTaaggatgtttaaccctttacctactgagtctaaaaatggcgatttggacata contains the following coding sequences:
- the nudt9 gene encoding ADP-ribose pyrophosphatase, mitochondrial, which gives rise to MVHFLLRRSWIGQIRLALTLLGLPFTVSSPGLKSTLSCSSSYPFLTSQTIRPFSSSLCSLYMTSVRAMPSSAAPHVKARCPVYPGSKIKRFVVPDDKVDWSQSWSQYNPVSYTDPAVTKKPVWADPDIGSFSPQFNKVDGGVDRTSFEGIYKIEKGKPLNPRGRTGVTGRGLLGRWGPNHAADPIVTRWKVDAKGVKINHPVSKRPILQFVSIKRKDCGEWAIPGGMVDPGEQVSLTLQREFSEEALNSLSLPPSEKAKIHDRITKLFKSPGFQVYKGYVDDPRNTDNAWMETVAVNFHDESGNSVSELPLQAGDDAGQVKWVDVDSSFPLYASHSRFLELVAKERKAHW